The genomic segment cctaccacttcgcggctgagccgttgttgctcctagatatttccacttcacaataacagcgcttacagttgaccggggaagttctagaagggcagaaatgtgacagacttacttgctggaaaggtggtatcctatgacggtgccacgttgaaagtcactgagctcttcaggagGGGCCAATGTccatctatggagattgcatggctgtgtgcttgattttaaacacctgtcagcaacgggtgtggctgaaatagccgaatccaataatttgaaggggtgtccacatacacgtCCCAAAGTATCTTATAACTATTACGTTAACTGTCTGAAATGTGCTAAATGCTacgcagttgtgcatttggttttcTAATTTAGAATCTAGCTACCTGGTTAGCTTCTCGCAAAATCAAGCTTCTCTCGgcaacagcagagaatcccctcctggatcaagagccttgctgtctaaAATTTGTTTTGTGAGTGCAGTAAACTAAGCATTATGTCTATAATGTAAATAGTTAATGTCAGAGACTAAAATGTTCACAATGCATTTTTTTGCATTTAGCTAACATTCGATATGGAGTTTTACATGTCCCTGTTAGTATTGCTAACCTTGGGATTACAGATCTTTCCCAAAACCTCACCTTGATTTCAACCTGGTTGAAGGTCTTGCCATTGTACACTCCGACCATGGAGCCAACCATCTCAGGCAGGATGACCATGTCCCTGAGGTGAGTCTTCACCACCTCGGGCTTCTCCATCGGGGGAGCCTCCTTCTTGGCCTTACGCAGGCGCTTCAGGAGGGACTGTTGCTTGCGGCGAAGGCCACGGTTAAGCCGCCTCCTCTGGCGGGCGCAGTACAGCTGCATCAGCTGTTCACTGGAGGAAGGGAGGCATGATGCAGTCAGGGATACTTTCAAATTAACATTCAGCATCAGGTCCAAATAGCAGACTGGAGACTTCTACAGGGGAgtcaataaaacatttaaataaatccAGACTGTACCAAAATGACCTCTTTAGAGTTTTACATATTTAGTCATAGTCCAATTCATTATGTAACGATATGTATGACATGCAAAATGGAGAAAAGTCATGAAAATGAAACAGCATACAGGTTGCCATAATAATGTACCCAACTTTCGAAAGAGAGAACGCCACTGTCTGACCTCACCCTTCTGCAAGATGGGGTTCCTCTAGCATTGGCATGATGGTTACACTCAGAGAAAGTGCCGAGCTTTCACCGACATACCACAATGCAAACAGCAATATTGCCAAATGTCGGGACCCATTTATTGGATTAATTGGTTTACTCACTAGGACATGTCCAGAAGCTGGTCCAAGTCCACACCTCTGTAGGTGAACTTCCTAAAGGTACGCTTCTTCTTGATCTCGACATCCGCCTAGGGAAACAACGCAAACTACTTCAACACAGTTGATATTAAGGGCCAACGAAAACGAGTGTTAAAACATGCCGTTCACTGTGAATATAATTCATAATATTCATAGCCACTGTGTTAGTGGAGTGCTGTCGTGCTTACTTCGGAATTCATCTCTAAAAGACAAAACCGGATTCGGTAAATAAAGAGCAAGCTAGCATTAGCATTGCAGGCAACCCAAGCTTTGTGGTATTGTAAATAATGTGTTTCATCCTAAAATTCACCAATGTACCGATTGATACGCAGTGATGCATTGCACTGTATGATTTAATAATTAAAAGGTGTTATAACTTAGCTGAGATGGACATAGATTGTCAAATTCGGGTTCTTGTAAAATTGGCCACCTACCATCTTGCCTGATGTTCCGGGGAAAAGAACATTCCGAAGTCTCGTTGGTGCTAATATCGCGCGACTCGCAGGGACATCCGGCTATCTATTTCCGCCCAGACAAAATGCAAAATATGTGTATATTTCACTGGACCAGTAGGTGGCGGTACTGTACAATAAACATCAAACAGTGCAACTTCCATTCAAGTTGAAGTCACCATACTCGGGATACTTCTATAGGAGATATCCAAATTAAAACAGACAGCTAAAATGTTTTTGTCATCTTTTATGACAGCCCTCACACAAAAATACATCTGACATTGAATAACACAAAGGCAGAAGGTAAGATAAAATACACAACACCTCCTGATAATGTTCATTCACAGTAAAATGTTATCCTTATTATGAGCCATATGAAGTCAATCACCAGCTATAAATACACCATGTAGAAACAGAATTTCAGTACCAATCTTCATTTTCTTCTCCCGCATGATCTCCTTCTGAAACGATAAGGTGCCACACAACAAAGCTTCTGCTGTGGGTGGACAACCTAGAAACAAACATGTGCAAGAACAAGACATGTAATACCCGTAGGTCTGTATGAAAAATGCTAAGAAATTCTAtatgaggacgggctcattgtaatggctggaatctaaattgaatggtatcaaacacatcaaaagcacgtttgactccgttccattaattccattccagccattacaatgagcttcTCCCACCAGCGTCCTCTGCCTGATACAGGACTGATACATATTACGGGTACAATGTGGTAACATCTTCGGACAACTGCATAAGAGCAATGGTAGTAGCCACCTCCATTAGCACAGCTTTGTGATGGAGAGAAAATAATGAAATATTCACATGAAATTATTTGACATGCCTGATACAGTTACCAAGAGGCCCAATTCATCAATAGCCAACTTTCTGTCATAAAACCTCATGTACAaatgcacaacacatcatcaATCGAAGTGCTGATTTGAACAACAGTATCTTTTCCCTTCTTGTTTTTTTACTGGGTTAGAACACAGGTTGCGGTGTCAGGTTTGAATGTTCTAGAAAATATTTACAGTGACAACTGAGAAACACGCCAGCCCAAAGGTCATAGGCCACAGCGAGCTCTGTGGGACAAACAGGCACACTCTCAAACCCCATGCATAAATGACAGTCAATATTCCAGAATGTGCTTGTGTCAGGTTTCCAATAAAGTTTAATACGATTTTGCATCATTATCTTTGTGAGAGGATGACGAGAGAGGGGAGTGACAAGATGTGGTCGGgttccatttaaattccaatgTTTTACTTTAAAAAGCTAATCAGTTAATTTATAATGATGAAACATCCACATTAAAGTGGGAGTGGGCCCTCTCTCATTATGGTTATTATCTATTCCACAGTTAAAACACTGACATAGTGCAACAACTTCTCTTGTGATGGACGTTTCAGTAGAGGAGTTCTTACCCTGCTGCGTGTCCAGACATCTAGCTTGGTGATGACGTTCTCCCCTTTGCGCTTGGCACTGCCGACACCGAGGCCTTGTGTGCTAATGCAGGGCTCTTGTCCCTGTACCAGAGCCAATGAACATTACGTTAGGGGATTACAGCTCTAGGCACAATAGGCAGTGTTTGACTAaaatgtagtgcactagaaaCTGCTTTAATTAATCCTACCTGCTCAGTTGTTGCAAGACTTTCAGGTGACCACTGCATGTTGAACTGGGTCTGAGGAAAGAGTTTTTACAAATGTACTTTTTTTACCCATCATATTTTTTATTGTACCAGGTATATCTGACCCttacgggtcagaccaaggcgcagcgtgatatgcatacatgtttatttggaatgaataaacaagcgacaaaacaacaaactaaacgtccacggtacacaaacaacataccttacacagaacaagatcccacaacccactagtgccaataggctacctaagtatggtccccaatcagagacaacgagcgacagctgcctctgattgggaaccacaccggccaacatagatctagacgatctagatctaaacctagaaaatacaacatagaacataccacacacaaaatacacaccctgactcaacaaatacgagtccccagagtcagggcgtgacagtaccccccccaaaggtgcggactccgaccgcacaacataaacataacagggtaggggccgggtgggcattccgcctcggaggcggatccggctcagggcgtgacgaccacttactctccgcctccctgttgcgcccctggtctggtctggacctcggcgcgctgcttcccctctccttcctcccacgaagtaccaagccctgtctggaacctggtgtgggagaccccgaacctggagaggggctgacgtctgggtctggactggagccgctgaccggagctggaccgggcaccggtggagcggactgctcaggctccggactggagccgctgaccggatctggactgaaccccggtggagcggactgctctggctccggagtggagccgctgaccggagctggatcaggcaccggtggagcggactactctggctccggactggagcagctgaccggagctggatcaggcaccggtggagcggactgctctggctccggactggagcagctgaccggagctggatcaggcactggtggagcggactgctctggctccggactggagctgctgactggtgccggaccaggcaccggtggaacgggcacaggtcgtgccggactggacacactcaccactggtctggtgcgaggagcaggcacgggccgaaccggactaggaacatgcaccactggcttggtgcgaggtgcagaaacaggccgggccgggctggcgacgcgcaccgctggcttggtgcgagggacaggaacagaccgggccgggctggcgacacgcaccactggcttggtgcgaggggcaggaacaggccgggccgggctggcgacgcgcaccactggcttggtgcgaggagcaggaacgggccgggtcgggctggcgacgcgcaccactggcttggtgcgaggagcaggaacgggccgggtcgggctgcgaaggcggactggaggtctggagcggagagctggcacaacccgtcctggctggctacccactttcgcactacacgtgcggggcgctggcacaggacgcactgggctgtgcatgcgtactggcgatacagtacgtagaaccggcgcaggatatgcgggaccgaggaggcatactggagaccaggagcgttgagccggcacaccccgtcctggctggatgcccatcttcgcacggcacgtgcgtggtgctagcacaggacgtacagggctgtgccggcaccctggcgacacagtacgtagctctgcataacacggagcctgcccagtcacacgcctcctcgcgtgagtacggggagttggttctgctctaacactaggctccgccaaccaccattttagcccccccaaatttttttaatcttggggctgtctctcgggcttcttcctcggccggcgccttctgcgttgccgctgctcctctctataccgcgcctccactgtctcctcccaaggacggcgatccatcccagcctgaatctcctcccatgtccaggaaccCTTCccttccaggatctcctcccatgtccagactgtctgctcctggacacgctgcttggtcctcgtttggtgggatcttctgtcacgatcgttcatggacgggtcagaccaaggcgcagcgtgatatgcatacatgtttatttggaatgaataaacaagcgacaaaacaacaaactaaacgaaacgtgaagtccacggtacacaaacaatatacctcacacggaacaaggtcccacaacccactagtgccaataggctacctaagtatggtccccaatcagagacaacgagcgacagctgcctctgattgggaaccacaccgtccaacatagatctagacgatctagatctaaacctagaaaatacaacatagaacataccacatagaaaatacacaccctgactcaacaaatacgagtccccagagtcagggcgtgacaccctttttttctctgtacccaacgcactagaagaccagttcttaaagcctttagccgtatccttattctactcctcctctgttcctctggtgatgtagaggttaacccaggccctgtagcccccagtatcactcctacaccccaggcgttatcatttgttgacttctgtaaccgtaaaagccttggtttcttgcacgttaacatccgaagcctcctccctaaatttgagttattcactgcgttagcacactccgccaaccctgatgttctagcagtgtctgaatcctggcttaggaaggccaccaaaaattcagaaatgtccatatccaactacaacattttccgtctcgatagaactgccaaagggggtggggttgcaatctactgtagagatagcctgcagagttctatcatactatccaggtctgtgcccaaacagtttgagcttctacttctaaaaatccacctttccagaaataagtctctcactgttgccgcttgctacagacccccctcagccccgagctgtgccctggacaccatatgtgaactgattgcccgccatctatcctcagagttcatactgcttggtgacctaaactgggatatgcttaacaccccggccaacctacaatctaaactagatgccctcaatctcacacaaattatcaatgaacctaccaggtacaacccaaaatctgtaaacatgggcaccctcatagatatcatcctgacaaatttaccctctaaatacacctccgctgtcttcaaccaggatctcagcgatcactgcctcattgcctgcgtccgtaatgggtccgcggtcaaacgaccacccctcatcactgtcaaacgctccctaaaacactttgaatattgacctcattccgtcagtagaggatgcctagttgttctttaaaagtgctttcctctcaatcttaaataagcatgccccattcaaaaaattcagaactaagaacagatatagcccctggttctcctcagacttgactgcccttgaccagcacaaaaacatcctgtggcgtactgcattagcatcgaacagcccccgcgatatgcaacttttcagggaagtcaggaaccaatatacacaatcagttaggaaagcaaaggctagctttttcaaacagaaatttgcatcctgtagcactaactccaaaaagttttgggacattgtaaagtccatggagaataagagcacctcctcccaactgcccactgcactgaggctaggaaacactgtcaccaccgataaatccacaataatcgagaatttcgaaaagcattttgctacggctggccatgctttccacctggctaccaataccccggccaccagctctgcaccctccgctgcaacttccccatgccccccccgcttctcctttacacaaattcagacagctgatgttctgaaagagctgaaaaatctggacccctacaaatcagctgggctagacaatctggaccctttctttctaaaattagccgccgaaattgttgcaacccctattactagcctgttcaacctctctttcgtaatgtctgagatccccagagattggaaagctgccgcggtcatccccctcttcaaagggagtgacactctagatccaaactgttacagacctatatccatcctgccctgcctttcgaaagtttttgaaagccaagttaacaaacagatcaccgaccatttcaaatcccaccgtaccttctccgctatgcaatccggtttccgagctggtcaagggtgcacctcagccacgctcaaggtcctaaacgatattataaccgcgatcgataaaagacagtactgcgcagccgtcttcatcgacctggccaaggctttcgactctgtcaaccacagcattcttattggcagactaaatagccttggtttctcaaatgactgcctcgcctggttcaccaactacttctcagatagagttcaatgtgtcaaatcggagggcctgttgtctggacctctggcagtctctatgggggtaccacagggttcaattctcgggccgactctattctctgtgtatatcaatgatgttgctcttgctgctggtgacgctcggatccacctctatgcggatgacaccattttgtatacatctggctcttcattggacactgtgttaacaaacctccaaacgagcttcaacgccatacaacactccttccgtagcctccaactgctcttaaacactagtaaaactaaatgcattctcttcaaccgaacgctgcttgcacccgcccacccgactagaatcactactctcggcgggtctgacctagagtatgtggacaactacaaatacctaggtgtttggttagaccgtaaactctccttccagactcacattaagcatctccaatcaaaagttagatctagaatcggcttcctatttcgcaacaacgcctccttcactcatgctgccaaacatgccctcgtaaaactgactatcccaccgatccttgacttcggcgatgtcatttacaaaatagcctccaaaactctactcagcaaattggatgtagtctatcacagtgccatccgttttgtcaccaaagccccatatactacccagcattgtgacctgtacgctgttgttggctggccctcactacatattcgtcgccaaacccactggctccaggtcatctataaatcactgctaggcaaatcccagtcttatcttagctcactggtcaccatagcaacacccacccgtagtatgcgctccagcaggtatatctcactagtcatccccaaagccaactcctcctttggccgccattccttccagttctctgctgccaatgactggaacgaactgcaaaaatctctgacgCTGGAGACTCTTTTCTTCCTCACTAaatttaggcgtcagttgtcagagcagcttaccgatcactgcacctgtacacagcccatctgtaaatagcccatccaactacctcatccccatattgttatttattttgctaatttgcaccccagtatctctatttgcacatcatcttttgcacatctatcattccagtgttaatacgaaattgtaactattttgcactattgcctatttattgccttacctccataacttactacattcgcacacgctgtatatatatttactgttgtatttttgactttaagttttgtttaccccatatgtaactctgtgttgttgtttttatcgcactgctttgctttatcttggccaggtcgcagttgtaaatgagaacttgttctcaactggcttacctggttaaataaaggtgaaataaaatttacattttacattttagtcatttagcagacgctcttatccagagcgacttacaggagcaattagggttaagtgccttgctcaagggcacatttacgtcatttagcagacgctcttatccagagcgactcacaaattggtgcattcaccctatagccagtgggataaccactttaccatttttttttgggggggtgccaccattggggtgccagagcagcaaacagttttgactgggctgagcgggaactatgcttccgcagaggaaggggagccagcaggccagaggtggatgaacgcaatgccctcgtttgggtgtagggactgatcagagcccgaaggtacagaggtgccgttcccctcactcctccataggcaagcaccatggtcttgtaacggatgcgagcttcaactggaagccagtggagtgtgcggaggaggggggtgacgtgagagaacttgggaaggttgaacaccagacgggctgcggcattctggatgagttgtagggctttaatggcacaggcagggaggccagccaacagcgagttgcagtaatccagacgggagatgacaagtgcctggattaggacctgtgccgcttcctgtgtaaggcagggtcgtactctccgaatgttgtagagcatgaacctgcaggagcgggtcaccgccttgatgttagcggagaacgacagggtgttgtccagggtcacgccaaggctcttcgcactctgggaggaggacacaacggagttgtcaaccgtgatggcgagatcatggaacgggcagtccttccccgggaggaagagcagctccgtcttgccagggttcagcttgaggtggtgatccgtcatccatactgatatgtcgggcagacatgcagagatgcgattcgccacctggttatcagaagggggaaaggagaagattagttgtgtatcgtcagcgtagcaatgataggagaggccatgtgaggatatgacagagccaagtgacttggtgtatagggagaaaaggagagggcctagaactgagccctgggggacaccagtggtgagagcacgtggtgcggagacagcttctcgccacgccacttggtaggagcgaccggtcaggtaggacgcaatccaggagtgagccgcgccggagattcccagctcggagagggtggagaggaggatctgatggttcacagtatcaaaggcagcagacaggtctagaaggacaagagcagaggagagagagttagctttagcagtgcggagagcctccgtgacacagagaagagcagtctcagttgaatgaccagtcctgaaacctgactggtttggatcaagaaggtcattctgagagagatagcaagagagttggctaaagacggcacgctcaatagttttggaaagaaaagaaagaagggatactggtctgtagttgttgacatcagtgggatcgagtgttgtttttttgagaaggggagcaactctcgctctcttgaagacggaagggacatggccagcggtcaaggatgagttgatcagcgaggtgaggtaggggagaaggtcaccggagatggtctggagaagagaggaggggatggggtcaagcgggcaggttgttgggcggcctgcagtcacaagtcgcaggattttatctggagagagaggggagaaagaagtcaaagcatagggtagggcagtgtgagtaggaccagcagtgtcattagacttaacaaacgaggatcggatgtcgtcaaccttcttttcaaagtggttgacgaagtcatccacagagagagaggggggattcagcagggaggaaaatgtggcaaaagagcttccctagggttagaggcagatgcttggaatttagagtggtagaaagtggccttagcagcagaaacagatgaagaaaatgtagagaggagggaggaaaagatgccaggtcggcagggagtttagttttcttccatttccgctccgctgcccggagctctgttctgtgagctcgcaatgagtcatcaagccacggagctggaggggaggaccgagccggccgggaggataggggacacagagagtcaaaggatgcagaaagggaggagaggagggttgaggaggcagaatcaggagattggagggagaaggattgagcagagggaagagatgataggatggaagaggagagagtagtgggagagagagagcgaaggttgcggcggcgcattaccatctgtgtaggggcagagtgagtagtgttggaggagagcgagagagaaaaggaaacaaagtagtggtcggagacatggaggggagttgcagtgagattagtagaagagcagcatctagtaaagatgaggtcaagcgtattgcctgccttgtgagtaggggggacggtgagagggtgaggtcaaaagaggagaggagtggaaagaaggaggcagagagaaatgagtcaaatgtggacatagggaggttgaaatcccccaaaactgtgaggggtgagccatcctcaggaaaggaacttatcaaggcgtcaagctcattgatgaactctccaagggaacctggagggcgatagatgacaaggatattaagcttaaatgggctagtgactgtgacagcatggaattcaaatgaagagatagacaggtgggttaggggaaaaattgagaatgtccacttgggagagatgaggattcctgtgccaccacccctctgaccagatgctctcggggtatgcgagaacacatggtcagacgaggagagagcagtaggagtagcagtgttttcagtggtaatccatgtttccgtcagcgccaggaagtcgagggactggaggttagcataggctgggatgaagtcagctttgttggcagcagaacggcagttccagaggctgcctgagacctggaactccaggtgtggggtgcgtgcagggaccaccaggttagagaggcagcagccacgcggtgtgaggcgtttgtgtagcctgtgcagagaggagagaacagggataggcagaggcatagttgacaggctgtagcaaatggctacaataatgcagaggagatcggaatgaaatgaactaaacatctgggagaggagagagcagggcctccctcaccaaaacttccacctcagaaactataattgtttcactgaaccacccgaacaaaaactctcccaacttccacctttagaaatcagaattgttgtgaaccacagcggttcaatgtttaaagg from the Coregonus clupeaformis isolate EN_2021a chromosome 14, ASM2061545v1, whole genome shotgun sequence genome contains:
- the LOC121580760 gene encoding 40S ribosomal protein S15, giving the protein MADVEIKKKRTFRKFTYRGVDLDQLLDMSYEQLMQLYCARQRRRLNRGLRRKQQSLLKRLRKAKKEAPPMEKPEVVKTHLRDMVILPEMVGSMVGVYNGKTFNQVEIKPEMCGHYLGEFSITYKPVKHGRPGIGATHSSRFIPLK